Genomic DNA from Shewanella woodyi ATCC 51908:
GGAACCCAGATAAGTTTATCGGACCAAGTGGCTTACTTCATGCCTATCGTTTCTTAATTGATAGCCGTGATACAGCCACGGAAGAGCGTCTGTCTGAACTTGATGATGCCTATAGCGTATTCCGTTGCCATAGCATCATGAACTGTGTGGATGTTTGTCCTAAAGGATTGAATCCAACTAAAGCGATTGGACATATTAAGTCCATGTTGCTTAAGAGAGCAGTATAAATGCAAGACCAAGAGCTGAAATCAATAATTATATAGCTCGAATTGAGTCACTTTTCATTTGAAAAGTGGCTCTTTTGTGTAATGGAACTACAATTTGCCGTGAAATGATGAAAAACTGATTTTCTCGGGATAGCAACGATTATGCATTCCTTGTTTTTATCACAAAGAATGCATACTTAAGACTTGGCTAAATTCGTGTATAAAGTTTGAAAGGAATAGAAATGCACCAAGGCATCATGAAAGCCTGGCTCGAATCATCACATCTAAGTGGTGCTAATTCGACCTATGTAGAAGAGATGTATGAAGCCTATCAAGAAGACCCTCAGTCTGTTGCAGCAGACTGGCAAGCGGTGTTTGATAACCTCCCTTACGCGAACGGTGCATCAAAAGATGTTCCGGAAGCAGCCCACTCTAAAGTACGTGATTATTTTCGTAGTTTAGCGTTAGAAGGTCGTCAGAAGGGCTCAGCCCGTGTGACAGATCCTGAAGTCGATGCTAAGCAAGTTAAAGTCCTGCAGATGATTAACGCCCACCGTTTCCGTGGTCACCAGAATGCGAATCTGGACCCATTGGAGCTTTGGAAGCGTGATCAAGTTTCTGAGCTGGACCCAGCCTTCCACGGTTTAACTAGCGAAGATATGCAGCGTGAATTCAATACCGGTTCATTTGCTCATGGTGGTGACACTATGAAGCTTGGTGATCTGATTAAAGCCTTGAAGGCCACCTATTGTGGTTCAATTGGCTCTGAATACATGCATATTACTGATACCGATGAGAAACGCTGGATACAGCAAAGGTTAGAGCCTTCTTTAGGTAGAGCTAATTACGATAAACCCGCTAAAACTCGTATCTTGGCAGGCTTAAATGCCGCTGAAGGTATGGAGAAGTACCTAGGGGCTAAGTTCCCTGGCGCTAAGCGTTTCTCACTGGAAGGTGGTGATGCGTTAGTGCCTATGATGCGAGAGATTTTATATCGCGCAGGTGAAGCTGGCACTAAAGAGGTTGTGGTGGGCATGGCTCACCGTGGTCGCTTAAACTTGCTTGTGAATATCCTAGGTAAAAAGCCCTCTGAGTTGTTTGACGAGTTCGCTGGTAAACACAGCGATGCGATCAATGGCTCTGGTGATGTTAAGTATCACCAAGGTTTCTCATCTGATTTTAAAACACCTGGCGGTAACGTCCACTTAGCCCTCGCGTTTAACCCATCTCATCTTGAGATTGTTAACCCTGTGGTTATGGGCTCAGTTCGTGCTCGTCAAGACCGCCGTGGTTGTGATAGTGGCTTACAAGTTCTGCCTATTACCATTCATGGTGATTCGGCGATTACTGGTCAAGGTATCGTACAAGAGACATTTAACATGTCTCAGACTCGTGGTTTTAAAGTGGGCGGTAGCATTCGAATTGTTATCAATAACCAGGTTGGTTTCACCACTTCAAACACAGAAGATGTGCGCTCTACTGAGTATTGTACTGATATTGCTAAGATGGTTCAGGCACCGATATTCCACGTGAATGCTGATGATCCTGAAGCAGTTGCTTTTGTTTCTCAACTTGCCGTTGATTACCGAAATGAGTTTAAACGTGATGTGGTGATCGAGCTTGTGTGTTATCGCCGTCATGGCCATAACGAAGCCGATGAGCCTAGTGCAACTCAGCCATTGATGTATGCAAAAATTAAGAAGCATCCAACGCCACGTAAAATCTACGCTGATCGTTTGATTGCTGAAAGCACCCTTGCAGCCGATGAAGTTACTTCGATGATCAATGATTATCGTGACGCGCTTGATCACGGTGATTGTGTTGTTGAAGAGTGGCGTCCTATGACACTGCACTCTGTTGATTGGTCTCCCTATATCAATAAAGAGTGGGATGATGCCTATGAAGGGCAGATGTCTATGGAGCGTATCAAGAACTTAGCTGAGAAGATCAGCTACGTACCTGAAAACCATAAACTGCAATCTCGTGTGGCTAAGATCTACAAAGATCGTGTCTTAATGGCAAGTGGTGAAAAATTGCTCGACTGGGGTTTTGCTGAAACCTTAGCCTATGCATCTATTGTCGAAGATAAGCAGCGTATCCGCATTACCGGTCAAGATTCTGGTCGTGGTACCTTCTTCCATCGTCATGCTGTTTTGCATAATCAAAACGATGCAACGGCGTATATGCCACTGCGTAACATTGCCGATGAACAAGGCCCTATTGATATTACTGATTCAGTATTATCTGAAGCGTCGGTGTTAGCATTTGAATATGGCTATGCAACAGCAGAGCCAGGTGGATTGACTCTATGGGAAGCACAATTTGGTGATTTTGCCAACTGTGCCCAAGTGGTTATCGATCAGTTCCTCTCCTCTGGTGAGCAGAAGTGGGGTCGCTTATGTGGTCTGACAATGCTACTGCCTCACGGCTATGAAGGACAGGGACCAGAGCATTCAAGTGCCAGATTAGAGCGCTTCCTACAGCTTTGTGCTAACCACAATATGCAGGTATGTGTGCCATCAACTCCAGCTCAGGTTTACCACATGCTACGTCGTCAGGTTGTTAGACCTATGCGACGTCCATTGGTTGTGATGTCTCCTAAATCACTCTTGCGTCATCCATTAGCGGTATCGTCAATGGAGGAGCTTGCAGAAGGGACATTCCAAAATGTGATCCCTGAAGTTGAAAGCTTAGACAACAGTAAGGTTGACAGAGTTGTGTTCTGTAGCGGTAAGGTGTATTTCGAGTTGCTTGAAAAGCGACGTAAAGAGAATGTCACTAACGTTGCTCTGGTTCGTTTGGAGCAGCTTTACCCATTCCCGCATGAAGACATGGACTCTCTTTTAGCTGAATATCAGCATGTTAAAGATTTTGTTTGGTGTCAGGAAGAGCCTCAAAACCAAGGTGCTTGGTACTGTAGTCAACACCATTTCTGGACATCGATTCCAGCGGGTGCAAAGTTAACCTATGCCGGTCGTGAAGCATCAGCTGCACCCGCTTGTGGTTATCCATCACTGCATGCCAAAGAGCAAGAATCTTTGATTAATAGCGCATTAAAACTGTAGTAATAGACAAATAAAAAGGATAGCTCCTCATGAGTATCGAAATTAAGGTACCCGTACTACCAGAATCTGTTGCTGATGCAACTATTGCTACTTGGCATGTTCAGCCTGGTGAACAAGTAACACGTGATCAAAACCTTGTTGATATTGAAACTGACAAGGTTGTACTTGAAGTGGTTGCCCCTGAAGATGGATCGATTGCTGAATTTCTAGCAAACGAAGGCGACACTGTTCTTGGTGAAGCTGTCATCGCTAAGTTCACTGCTGGCGCTGTTGCTGGTCAAGAAGTGACGAAAGCGGAAGCTGAGGCCACCACACCTGAAGCTGCTGATGACACCAATGATGCTCTAAGCCCATCTGTTCGCCGTTTACTGGGTGAACATGGTCTTGAAGCAAGTCAAGTTAAAGGCACTGGTGCTGGCGGTCGAATTACAAAAGAAGATGTTGAAGCGTTTGTGAAGAGCAAGTCAGCAGCTCCTGCACCGACGGCTAGTGCACAGGTAGATGTTGCACCATTAGCTGAGCGTAGCGAGAAGCGTGTACCTATGTCACGTCTTCGTAAGACAATTGCAAACCGTCTACTTGAAGCTAAAAACTCTACAGCTATGTTGACGACATTTAATGAAGTTAACATGAAGCCAATCATGGATATCCGTAAGCAGTATCAAGAGGTTTTTGAGAAGCGTCATGGGATCCGTTTAGGTTTTATGTCTTTCTACATTAAAGCGGTAACGGAAGCGTTGAAGCGTTTCCCTGAAGTGAACGCTTCTATAGATGGTGATGATATTGTTTATCACAACTACTTTGATATCAGCATTGCGGTGTCAACGCCACGTGGTCTTGTGACACCTGTTCTTCGTGATACAGACACCATGAGCCTTGCAGATATCGAGCGTAATGTTCGTGAACTTGCAATTAAAGGTCGTGACGGTAAGTTGACTGTTGATGATATGACTGGCGGTAACTTCACTGTGACTAATGGCGGTGTATTTGGTTCACTCATGTCCACCCCAATTCTTAATCTGCCACAAAGTGCAATCCTTGGTATGCATGCCATCAAGGATCGCCCAATGGCAGTGAATGGGCAGGTTGAAATCCTACCTATGATGTACCTAGCATTATCTTACGATCACCGTATTATCGATGGTCGTGAGTCAGTTGGTTACTTGGTTGCCATTAAGGACTTCCTCG
This window encodes:
- the odhB gene encoding 2-oxoglutarate dehydrogenase complex dihydrolipoyllysine-residue succinyltransferase, with product MSIEIKVPVLPESVADATIATWHVQPGEQVTRDQNLVDIETDKVVLEVVAPEDGSIAEFLANEGDTVLGEAVIAKFTAGAVAGQEVTKAEAEATTPEAADDTNDALSPSVRRLLGEHGLEASQVKGTGAGGRITKEDVEAFVKSKSAAPAPTASAQVDVAPLAERSEKRVPMSRLRKTIANRLLEAKNSTAMLTTFNEVNMKPIMDIRKQYQEVFEKRHGIRLGFMSFYIKAVTEALKRFPEVNASIDGDDIVYHNYFDISIAVSTPRGLVTPVLRDTDTMSLADIERNVRELAIKGRDGKLTVDDMTGGNFTVTNGGVFGSLMSTPILNLPQSAILGMHAIKDRPMAVNGQVEILPMMYLALSYDHRIIDGRESVGYLVAIKDFLEDPTRLLLDL
- the sucA gene encoding 2-oxoglutarate dehydrogenase E1 component, whose translation is MHQGIMKAWLESSHLSGANSTYVEEMYEAYQEDPQSVAADWQAVFDNLPYANGASKDVPEAAHSKVRDYFRSLALEGRQKGSARVTDPEVDAKQVKVLQMINAHRFRGHQNANLDPLELWKRDQVSELDPAFHGLTSEDMQREFNTGSFAHGGDTMKLGDLIKALKATYCGSIGSEYMHITDTDEKRWIQQRLEPSLGRANYDKPAKTRILAGLNAAEGMEKYLGAKFPGAKRFSLEGGDALVPMMREILYRAGEAGTKEVVVGMAHRGRLNLLVNILGKKPSELFDEFAGKHSDAINGSGDVKYHQGFSSDFKTPGGNVHLALAFNPSHLEIVNPVVMGSVRARQDRRGCDSGLQVLPITIHGDSAITGQGIVQETFNMSQTRGFKVGGSIRIVINNQVGFTTSNTEDVRSTEYCTDIAKMVQAPIFHVNADDPEAVAFVSQLAVDYRNEFKRDVVIELVCYRRHGHNEADEPSATQPLMYAKIKKHPTPRKIYADRLIAESTLAADEVTSMINDYRDALDHGDCVVEEWRPMTLHSVDWSPYINKEWDDAYEGQMSMERIKNLAEKISYVPENHKLQSRVAKIYKDRVLMASGEKLLDWGFAETLAYASIVEDKQRIRITGQDSGRGTFFHRHAVLHNQNDATAYMPLRNIADEQGPIDITDSVLSEASVLAFEYGYATAEPGGLTLWEAQFGDFANCAQVVIDQFLSSGEQKWGRLCGLTMLLPHGYEGQGPEHSSARLERFLQLCANHNMQVCVPSTPAQVYHMLRRQVVRPMRRPLVVMSPKSLLRHPLAVSSMEELAEGTFQNVIPEVESLDNSKVDRVVFCSGKVYFELLEKRRKENVTNVALVRLEQLYPFPHEDMDSLLAEYQHVKDFVWCQEEPQNQGAWYCSQHHFWTSIPAGAKLTYAGREASAAPACGYPSLHAKEQESLINSALKL